The sequence ATCCCATCTTATCCCATCCAACCATCCCATCACTTCCATATCTCATACCATCATATCCCatcctgtcccatcccatctcatcccatccatCATATCCCATACCATCATatcccatcctatcccatcccatTGCATCCATCATATCATGTTATCCCACCCCATTAtatccatcccatcccacccatcATATCCCATCCTATCCCACCCCATTGtatccatcccatcccaccacaTGCCACCCCATCCTATTCCATCCAGTTGTATCTaccccatcccatctcatcccgTCGCACCCCACACCCCCTGCCACGCTGCCCCCTGCGCTCACCTCTCGCAGTGCCGGCCGGCGGTGTGGTCGCGGCAGCGCAGGCAGCTGCCCGTGCGCGGGTCGCACTCCTCGGCGTGCCCGTTACACTGGCAGGGCCGGCAGGACGGGAAGCCCCAGTGGCCGGGCTGGCACTGGTCACAGCGCCGGCCCACGGCGCCGGGCTGGCACCGGCACTGCCCGCTCACCGCATCGCACAGCCGGGACACCGAGCCCTCCGCGGAGCAGGCGCAGGCTGTGGGACGGTGTGGCCGGGTCAGCACATGGtgcagggacacagggacagacagacacacacacagcgGGCCAGCACCCAGGGCATGCCCAGCCATGGGCTGCAGAACAGGAGGGCTCATGGGGACACAGGGGTGGcagatggatgggtggatggacAGCAGAGTGAGTgcaggatggatggatggatggatggatggatggacggatagaaggatggatggatggaaggaaggatggatggatggaaggaaggatggatggatggaaggagggatggatggatggatggatggatggacggatggatggatggatggatggatggatggatggatggatggatggatggaaggatggatggaaggatggatggatggaaggaaggaaggatggatggatggatggaaggatggatggatggatggatgggtggatggatggatggaaggaaggaaggatggatggatggatggatggatggatggatggatggatggacggatggatggaaggatggatggatggaaggaaggaaggatggatggaaggatggatggatggatggatggaaggaaggaaggatggatggatggatggatggatggatggatggatggatggatggaaggaaggagggatggatggaaggagggatggatggacggatggatggacggatggatggacagacaaGTGACTGTGCAGACAGGGCTCTGCCGGCTGCACAGGCAGACAGAGGAGGTTCAGGGCTGCCTGTCAGCACAGACCCTGCTACTCACGGCTGCAGCCCAGCGGCCCGAAGCCGTAGCTGCCCGGGGAGCAGCGGTCACAGCGCCGGCCGAGGACGTGGGGCTTGCACTGGCACTGCCCGCCCTGGGGCTGGCACTCGCTGCTGCGGGAGCCCTGCGGGTCGCACTGGCAGGCTGCGGGCAATGGCACAGCgtgaggctggggctgccctgcccctgcccgccccCCGAGCCCCCCGTGGCCCCGCACTCACGCAGGGCCCCGCCGTGCATCAGGGCAGACACGCTGCAGACCAGGCGGGCGCAGGCCTGCGCcagggcgggcggcggggccaTGCGGAACGCCTCCAGGCACCGGTAccgctccagctcctccagccgCGGCGCCGCCTCGGCCCCGTGCAGCCCCGGCAGCTCCGACACCCgcggcagcagcaccagctgcgCCGGGCAGCGGGAGGGGacaggaggtgggatggggggcGCAGGGACACCCCGATGGGGGACCCGGCCCCTGCTCCCAGGGGGGCTCGACTGCCCCAGCCCCATCAACAGCACCAGCTCCATGACACCCCCaaccccaccagcacccccagcctcaTTGATGCTCCCACACAAATTGCCATCCCACAGGCTTCCTTATCCCCACTGACATCCCTAAGGCCAACCCCAATCCCATCAAGATGCCCAGACTCATTGATATCCCATCCCCAtttccatcccattcccatctgcattccccttccccatcccatctccatccccttcTACATCCCATCCCTATTCCCAACCCTATTCCCATCCCCatttccatcccatccccatctgcattccccttccccatcccatctccatccccttcTACATCCCATCCCTATTCCCAACCCCATTCCCATACCCATCCCCATCACATCCCATCTCATTCCCAGCccatttcccttccccttccccatttccattccatcccattccaCCCCCATCCTCATTCCATGTACACGAGACAGGGGTCACTGCCCACTCCAGCCCATcatcccccatccctgcccctcACTCCCCCCCTGCCAAGCCCCAGGCGGGGGCACAGCAGGACCCCCCTCACCGAGTCGATGAGGATGAAGGCGCTGGGGTGGCGCTGGGTGACACCGGCCCGCTGAAGCCGCATGGTCACCTCATAGGGGGTGCTGGGCTCGAAGCAGAAGGGCCGGGACAGCAACACGTACCTGTGCAGGGGCAGGCGCTGGGGCAAGGGCACGACAGAgccatggggacagcagcagcacccaacCACCTtccttgtccctgtccccatccctcctcacTTGTGTGGCAGGATGTGgctcatcctcatcctcagttCTGGGATATGACAGTGCTGTCCTTGTCGccatccccaccccatcccGTCCTCACCTCTGGCTATGGGGCAGGCTCTCGCGGTACATCTGCTCGGAGGGCAGCAGGTTCCCGCAGCGAGGGCTGGTGGGCAGCACTTGGGAGCTGACGCTGACCACGGCCTCCCAGTCCTCTGCTGACTGCAGCGACAGGGAGGCACCATCAgagccgtgccgtgccgtgccgtgccaTACACCCCGTGCCCACGGCTGCACTCACCTCCGGCTCGTAGCGCACCAGCAGCTCGTAGTCCATGGGGTAGGGCACGTTGTCCACGCGGAAGGTCAGCCCAGCTCCATCCCGCACCCGGGCGAACCCGGAGCCCGTCCAGGTCACCATGCGCCCGGCGCCGTCCCGCACCACCTCCTCCACGTCCGGCTGTGCAGAGCACGGGCACAGCTCGGCCCCGCTGCCCACCGGCCGCCCCTCCGTGCCCCACATCCCACCACCCATGGGGCTCACCTTGGGGGGCTGCTGGCGGCCGCGGCGCGGGGCGCTGCGGGGAtggggggtccggggggggcTGCGTTGGTGCCGCGGGCGGCCCTTTCGTGCCCCCGGCTCCGCAGGGTCGTATTCCAGGCAGTCCTGGGGCACCTCCGTGCGGATGGCAccctgcagggacagagccGGGATGGGTggatgaggatggggacagCCATGCATGGAGCATGGTGACAGGGATGCACATCCCAGGTTGGGGGtacagggaccccccccccaggatACTCACCGGGAGCTGGCCATGGCCGTGGCTGTGCCCAATGGCCTGCTCGGCCTCGTAGGTGTAGTAGTCAAGGGGGGCGCAGAAGAAGCCGGGCTGTACCTGGTCGCACTGACGCCCCATGAGATGGGGACGGCAGGGACAAGCCCCGTCCTCCATGGAGCACCTGGGGGTGACCGTCCTGTCCCTCTGTCTGTCCTTTTATCTAGCTCGGTCTTCACCCATCCCTCCTTCCACCCCTGACCCCATCCCTCCATCTCTGGGGATGAGtatccttccctccatcccaaCATCTCAGTCCCCTTTATCCTCCtatccctatccccatccctgcaacgatgtctccatccctccctctccccataCTTGAcccccagccctgtccccatcGCCGCGCCCCACCGGTTGCTGTAGGCTCCCCCGAAGTCGCAGTCGCAGGGCCGGCAGCCCCCCACGTCGTAGCTCAGGCCCCAGAACTCAGGCTGCAGTGAGAGGGGGGATGATGTGGGGCAGGCGTGGGGCAGGCTATGGGGCAGGTGTGGGGCGGGCTGTGGCACTCACCACGCACTGGCTGCAGGAGCGCCCGGCCACGAAGCGTTTGCAGTAGCAGTCCCCGCTGATGGGGTCGCAGGGGGAGCTGCCGGCCACCGTGCCCCGTGGGTCACACCTGCACGCTGCCCCACACACGTACGCACCCATATGTGAGGGACTGCCATGTAAGACAGCAGCCCATGGGCTTCatgtccctccctccccatcccatgtcTTTCCATCCCTcacccctccatccccatctcattgtccccatcccaccatcccaCATCACTCAGTCTCCATCCCTCAATCTCCATCCCTTCAtcctccatcctcatccctcATCCTTCCATCCCACATCCCTCCATCTCATATGCCTTCATCCCACATGCCTctgtctccatccctccatcctcatccctccatcaccatccctccatcccataTCCCTTTGTCTCCATCCCTTAATTGCCAACCCTCTatcatccctccatccccaacTCTCCATTCTCATCCCTCCGTCACCACCCCTCAATCCCATATCTGTGTATCTCCATCCCACATCCCTCCACCCCATAACAGTCTATCACTCCATCACCACCCCTCCATCCCAtacccctccatccccatccctcagTCATTGCTCCATCCCACATCCTCCACCCCTCATGCTCCACTGCCCATCCGTGTCCCCGCTCACGCTGGCATCCCTGCGGGTCTCCGTGGCTGAGCCCATAGGCACCGTGCCGGCAGCGGTCGCAGCGGGGACCGGCCACGTTCTCCTTGCAGCGGCACTGCCCTGCGATCATGCCCAGCGCCACGTCCGTGTGCCCGTCACAGGCCCCTCCGTCCAGCGAGCCCGCCGGGTCACAGTCACAGGCTGCGGGGAGAGAAAGAGACCATGgggagctgtggcagcagggctggtgacACCGGGGTCTATGGGCCCGTTGTCCCACGGCACTCACGGGCGCAGGCGGTGGGGGCGCGGATGTCGGCGCGCGGGTGCCGGTAGTAGAAGGGCTTGCAGAGGTGGCAGCGGCGGCCCATGGTGTTGTGCTGGCAGCCGTCACACACGGCCCCGCTGGTGTTGCCGGTGGCCAGGAAGACGGCCATGTCGAAGTGGCAGCGCTGCGAGTGCTCGTTGCAGTCGCAGCCTGCGGGGACAGGACTGTAGCACGGCATGTGGCacccaaaccccaaccctgGGGATGCAGCTCCTCACCCCAACCCCTCAAACCACAGCCTGCAGAACCCCCAACCCCACATCCCACAGGATgcaccccaaaaacccaaaccccagcccCAAAGCATCGCACATGGGACACTCAACTCCCAGCCCTATGCTATGGCCCCCAGAATGCTGCACCCTCCACACACAACATGCAGGACCCCAAAAACCTCACGCACAACATGCAggagcacccccagccccaaagCATCACACACAGGACCCTCTATCCTCAGCCCCAAGCTATGGCCCCTGGTATGCTGAACCCTCCACACACAACATGCAGGACCCCATTGCCCCAACCCAGTGCATAAGACCCCGAGCCCCTGGGCACAGCACGGTGCCGGCACGGTGCACTCACGGCGGCAGGCGTTGGTGCTGGAGCCCTCGGCCGGGCGCCAGGGCAGGTCGTGGTAGAAGTCCTCGCAGCGCTCACAGTTCAGCCCCTGCGTGTGGTGCTCGCAGACGCAGCGCCCATGGACCTATTGGGGAGAGCACCCACCTCAGCACGGCCACTGCGTCCTATGGGGCAGCACGCTGTGCCGGTGCTGTGTGCACCTCACCATGCTGGGCACGGCGGCCGCCGGGGCTCCGGGTGCCGGCGCGCACTGGGCAGCGTGTCCGTGGCAGAAGCAGCTCCCGCGCAGCACCAGCTCATCCACGGCGTAGTAGTACTTGTGCAGCACCTCGCGCCGCGTGTCCAGCAGGTTGTCCCCCAGCGTGTGCAGCTTGGTGAGGTTCACCCGCAGGTTGGTGACGCGCAGCAGGTCTGGGGGGGGATCGGTGGCACCATCAGCACCCACCCCGGCACCCACCCACCCTGGCACCCCTTGGCAACGCACCCTGGATGTCCGGGCTGTAGGGATCCGCCACCGGGATGGAGGGGTCCAGCACCTTGAAGATGACCTGCGAGGAGGAAGGGGTGGATGATCCCagaccccatagacacccagCACCCCACAGACCCCCTCTGCATGCACACACCTCCCCATGGCTGGAGGGCTCGATCTCGGAGTAGCGCTGGTCGCACAGCACCTCGTCCACCAGCCCCGAGGGCTGGTCGGGAATGCCGGGGAAGAGCTTGGAGCAGTTGTAGGCGAAGTACCGATAGACCTTCCAGCTGCGCCCGAAGTCAGCCGAGCGCTCCACCAGCATGGCCGCGGGCCGGAACGTCTGCGGGACACCCAGCATGGACCTGggtccatcccatcccaccccatccccgGTACCCACATGCCAGGACCCACCTTAAACTTCATGATGAGGTGTGTGAAGTGGAACTCGGCCTCCAGGTCCAGCTGGATGCTGACGTGCTCCACGCCTGGGGATGCCACAGGGGTGAATGGCCACGGGTGCTGTGGCCACGCAGCCCCGAGGCATAGCACACATAGGTACAACCCGCTGCCAACGCGGCCTCACCGTTCTCGGCCTGCCACCACGTCCGCCGCGCGCGGGGGCCGCTCAGGTAGATGACGTTCTCGATGCGGTGGCTCTGGGGCAGGGACGGGTCCCGCGAGTCGCAGGTGAAGCATTTCTCCGAGTCCTGCAGCGGGAGCAGCACCGTTGGGCGGATTCACTGGTCCCGGCCATGCCGAAGCCGTGCTGGGGCCATGCGGGGCTGTTGGTCTCACCTGGAGGTGGCTGACGATGCAGTACTCCTGCGGCCCGTGCAGCCCGCACGTGGAGGTGGCGCTCAGGCGTGGGGCTCGCCCCACCAGCAGGTTCCCGGTGGCCGGGTAGCAGCTCCCGCGGGCACATCCATGGCTGGGGTCAGGCTCCTGCTGGCCCCACACTGATGGTATCCCCGCTGCAGAGAGCACAAGGACATGGGGTACCCCCTGTTTGGGCACCCCAGTGCTGCCCTGCACTCCCCCACCCCcggctgccccatcctggcCCGGCCCCGCATCCTGACCCACTGATGCAGCACGAAGCTCCATGATCCGGAAAGGTGCTGGCAGCAGCGCCGGGGCCTCGTGACCGGCGGCCAGGCGGCCCTGGGATGCCGAGCGGTGCCGGAGGCAGTCGGCAGCCGGGTCAGGCGCTCACTAATCCCACCAGGGCTCAGATTCCCAATGGGATTTGGGGCCGTCAGGGCCAGGGAGCGTCACCACTGACTCCACTGCCCGGGCTGGGGTCCCTGTGCCACCACACCGGGGTACACGGGGTGCTCAGCCGTGCTTAGTGCTTACCCAGGAGGAGAGTGAGTGCCAGGAGGTCCATGGGCAGCCGCAGGCTCTGCCTAGGGGGGACACGGAGACACTGCAGTGGGGTACAGGGGATGGCAATGGGGTGCAGGGAACTGGTGCCTGGcttctcccagctccagcatggcCACATACCCGGGGGACAGCACTGGGAAGCGGGATCAGGTGGGGAAGTTGGGTCCCAACGTCCCCCAGGGTGGCACGGGGTGCCCACCCCCATGgccatgccccatccctgcacacAGACCAGGGCACACTGCCGTTCCCGCACTCCC comes from Strigops habroptila isolate Jane chromosome 11, bStrHab1.2.pri, whole genome shotgun sequence and encodes:
- the LOC115614892 gene encoding laminin subunit beta-1-like isoform X3, whose translation is MDLLALTLLLAGIPSVWGQQEPDPSHGCARGSCYPATGNLLVGRAPRLSATSTCGLHGPQEYCIVSHLQDSEKCFTCDSRDPSLPQSHRIENVIYLSGPRARRTWWQAENGVEHVSIQLDLEAEFHFTHLIMKFKTFRPAAMLVERSADFGRSWKVYRYFAYNCSKLFPGIPDQPSGLVDEVLCDQRYSEIEPSSHGEVIFKVLDPSIPVADPYSPDIQDLLRVTNLRVNLTKLHTLGDNLLDTRREVLHKYYYAVDELVLRGSCFCHGHAAQCAPAPGAPAAAVPSMVHGRCVCEHHTQGLNCERCEDFYHDLPWRPAEGSSTNACRRCDCNEHSQRCHFDMAVFLATGNTSGAVCDGCQHNTMGRRCHLCKPFYYRHPRADIRAPTACAPCDCDPAGSLDGGACDGHTDVALGMIAGQCRCKENVAGPRCDRCRHGAYGLSHGDPQGCQPCRCDPRGTVAGSSPCDPISGDCYCKRFVAGRSCSQCVPEFWGLSYDVGGCRPCDCDFGGAYSNRCSMEDGACPCRPHLMGRQCDQVQPGFFCAPLDYYTYEAEQAIGHSHGHGQLPGAIRTEVPQDCLEYDPAEPGARKGRPRHQRSPPRTPHPRSAPRRGRQQPPKPDVEEVVRDGAGRMVTWTGSGFARVRDGAGLTFRVDNVPYPMDYELLVRYEPESAEDWEAVVSVSSQVLPTSPRCGNLLPSEQMYRESLPHSQRYVLLSRPFCFEPSTPYEVTMRLQRAGVTQRHPSAFILIDSLVLLPRVSELPGLHGAEAAPRLEELERYRCLEAFRMAPPPALAQACARLVCSVSALMHGGALPCQCDPQGSRSSECQPQGGQCQCKPHVLGRRCDRCSPGSYGFGPLGCSPCACSAEGSVSRLCDAVSGQCRCQPGAVGRRCDQCQPGHWGFPSCRPCQCNGHAEECDPRTGSCLRCRDHTAGRHCERCQDGYYGDPVLGSGQQCRPCPCPSYPGTRHYHGSACHADQETHHIVCLCAPGYAGPRCDRCSPGYFGAPETEGGVCRPCQCNNNIDASDPGACDPRTGHCLRCLYHTAGPRCTLCQPGYYGNALQRSCRRCGCDPRGTLDSHCTAGSCACDRGTGACACRPNVVGKSCDRCAPHFWSLGGPGGCEPCGCHPTHSLHPACDAVTGQCQCRPGFGGRVCSQCQEHHWGDPEQECRACDCEPLGAESPQCEQASGQCRCRPGFGGQRCDRCQRGYQEAFPRCSPCHPCFGQWDPALGRLWDGLRRLGAQAQALRDGGSLSPLSPRRLRALQEALGRVERLLGEGGSAGGPLLDALPGRLDGTRMELDDFWKQLQDLEQHLDELAKADVRHHDRIAVLSRELGGLNRTASHLQTLLSTVAAAGFSESYRSILASAEGSRLAEVVANGTAGEVAGAQAARRAAERALRQRGDAFRRGTAAARKSLREAQKRVMGLSAAGVNEKICGAPGHRSCKQAPCGGALCRDDAGMRHCGGTGCMGALPVSARALSSARNASQQLEVALGQLGVVAQKTQEVQELARGARSRAEEALGRSQAARSRAEKATAQLRDFIHRIKAFLAEEGADPGSIELVARQVLNISLPSSPGRIQELLQEMRESISQLEGVDVVLNSTAQGLAVAQGLLEQGRDARERAEGVRDELLGTQRALEVAQAQATAAGSALRSARDAIRVAESRAKEAERRLQALEGKESRAQRRLRELGQRVTTLQEQHQDTRRMVQRAKDGAQRVTATAGLLSQDLAQVTQRYTVLKSRVSALDGVAGSALQRVTRLTAEARDLLDKASTSKRKLEELEQHFGANERVMAAKATRLQALEQQVWGLLEEIRERANAYATC
- the LOC115614892 gene encoding laminin subunit beta-1-like isoform X1 — translated: MGTGKMCLGSQALIQRLGAGGTGGGGSTKGSSSLNAIAGPRPAAGMLLPDRLRCSWRPSRAGPGPSRGPPRDNSDTGRDGSAPSRAGWGTAQLVWGLGVRERQCALVCVQGWGMAMGVGTPCHPGGRWDPTSPPDPASQCCPPGMWPCWSWEKPGTSSLHPIAIPCTPLQCLRVPPRQSLRLPMDLLALTLLLAGIPSVWGQQEPDPSHGCARGSCYPATGNLLVGRAPRLSATSTCGLHGPQEYCIVSHLQDSEKCFTCDSRDPSLPQSHRIENVIYLSGPRARRTWWQAENGVEHVSIQLDLEAEFHFTHLIMKFKTFRPAAMLVERSADFGRSWKVYRYFAYNCSKLFPGIPDQPSGLVDEVLCDQRYSEIEPSSHGEVIFKVLDPSIPVADPYSPDIQDLLRVTNLRVNLTKLHTLGDNLLDTRREVLHKYYYAVDELVLRGSCFCHGHAAQCAPAPGAPAAAVPSMVHGRCVCEHHTQGLNCERCEDFYHDLPWRPAEGSSTNACRRCDCNEHSQRCHFDMAVFLATGNTSGAVCDGCQHNTMGRRCHLCKPFYYRHPRADIRAPTACAPCDCDPAGSLDGGACDGHTDVALGMIAGQCRCKENVAGPRCDRCRHGAYGLSHGDPQGCQPCRCDPRGTVAGSSPCDPISGDCYCKRFVAGRSCSQCVPEFWGLSYDVGGCRPCDCDFGGAYSNRCSMEDGACPCRPHLMGRQCDQVQPGFFCAPLDYYTYEAEQAIGHSHGHGQLPGAIRTEVPQDCLEYDPAEPGARKGRPRHQRSPPRTPHPRSAPRRGRQQPPKPDVEEVVRDGAGRMVTWTGSGFARVRDGAGLTFRVDNVPYPMDYELLVRYEPESAEDWEAVVSVSSQVLPTSPRCGNLLPSEQMYRESLPHSQRYVLLSRPFCFEPSTPYEVTMRLQRAGVTQRHPSAFILIDSLVLLPRVSELPGLHGAEAAPRLEELERYRCLEAFRMAPPPALAQACARLVCSVSALMHGGALPCQCDPQGSRSSECQPQGGQCQCKPHVLGRRCDRCSPGSYGFGPLGCSPCACSAEGSVSRLCDAVSGQCRCQPGAVGRRCDQCQPGHWGFPSCRPCQCNGHAEECDPRTGSCLRCRDHTAGRHCERCQDGYYGDPVLGSGQQCRPCPCPSYPGTRHYHGSACHADQETHHIVCLCAPGYAGPRCDRCSPGYFGAPETEGGVCRPCQCNNNIDASDPGACDPRTGHCLRCLYHTAGPRCTLCQPGYYGNALQRSCRRCGCDPRGTLDSHCTAGSCACDRGTGACACRPNVVGKSCDRCAPHFWSLGGPGGCEPCGCHPTHSLHPACDAVTGQCQCRPGFGGRVCSQCQEHHWGDPEQECRACDCEPLGAESPQCEQASGQCRCRPGFGGQRCDRCQRGYQEAFPRCSPCHPCFGQWDPALGRLWDGLRRLGAQAQALRDGGSLSPLSPRRLRALQEALGRVERLLGEGGSAGGPLLDALPGRLDGTRMELDDFWKQLQDLEQHLDELAKADVRHHDRIAVLSRELGGLNRTASHLQTLLSTVAAAGFSESYRSILASAEGSRLAEVVANGTAGEVAGAQAARRAAERALRQRGDAFRRGTAAARKSLREAQKRVMGLSAAGVNEKICGAPGHRSCKQAPCGGALCRDDAGMRHCGGTGCMGALPVSARALSSARNASQQLEVALGQLGVVAQKTQEVQELARGARSRAEEALGRSQAARSRAEKATAQLRDFIHRIKAFLAEEGADPGSIELVARQVLNISLPSSPGRIQELLQEMRESISQLEGVDVVLNSTAQGLAVAQGLLEQGRDARERAEGVRDELLGTQRALEVAQAQATAAGSALRSARDAIRVAESRAKEAERRLQALEGKESRAQRRLRELGQRVTTLQEQHQDTRRMVQRAKDGAQRVTATAGLLSQDLAQVTQRYTVLKSRVSALDGVAGSALQRVTRLTAEARDLLDKASTSKRKLEELEQHFGANERVMAAKATRLQALEQQVWGLLEEIRERANAYATC
- the LOC115614892 gene encoding laminin subunit beta-1-like isoform X2, whose amino-acid sequence is MLLPDRLRCSWRPSRAGPGPSRGPPRDNSDTGRDGSAPSRAGWGTAQLVWGLGVRERQCALVCVQGWGMAMGVGTPCHPGGRWDPTSPPDPASQCCPPGMWPCWSWEKPGTSSLHPIAIPCTPLQCLRVPPRQSLRLPMDLLALTLLLAGIPSVWGQQEPDPSHGCARGSCYPATGNLLVGRAPRLSATSTCGLHGPQEYCIVSHLQDSEKCFTCDSRDPSLPQSHRIENVIYLSGPRARRTWWQAENGVEHVSIQLDLEAEFHFTHLIMKFKTFRPAAMLVERSADFGRSWKVYRYFAYNCSKLFPGIPDQPSGLVDEVLCDQRYSEIEPSSHGEVIFKVLDPSIPVADPYSPDIQDLLRVTNLRVNLTKLHTLGDNLLDTRREVLHKYYYAVDELVLRGSCFCHGHAAQCAPAPGAPAAAVPSMVHGRCVCEHHTQGLNCERCEDFYHDLPWRPAEGSSTNACRRCDCNEHSQRCHFDMAVFLATGNTSGAVCDGCQHNTMGRRCHLCKPFYYRHPRADIRAPTACAPCDCDPAGSLDGGACDGHTDVALGMIAGQCRCKENVAGPRCDRCRHGAYGLSHGDPQGCQPCRCDPRGTVAGSSPCDPISGDCYCKRFVAGRSCSQCVPEFWGLSYDVGGCRPCDCDFGGAYSNRCSMEDGACPCRPHLMGRQCDQVQPGFFCAPLDYYTYEAEQAIGHSHGHGQLPGAIRTEVPQDCLEYDPAEPGARKGRPRHQRSPPRTPHPRSAPRRGRQQPPKPDVEEVVRDGAGRMVTWTGSGFARVRDGAGLTFRVDNVPYPMDYELLVRYEPESAEDWEAVVSVSSQVLPTSPRCGNLLPSEQMYRESLPHSQRYVLLSRPFCFEPSTPYEVTMRLQRAGVTQRHPSAFILIDSLVLLPRVSELPGLHGAEAAPRLEELERYRCLEAFRMAPPPALAQACARLVCSVSALMHGGALPCQCDPQGSRSSECQPQGGQCQCKPHVLGRRCDRCSPGSYGFGPLGCSPCACSAEGSVSRLCDAVSGQCRCQPGAVGRRCDQCQPGHWGFPSCRPCQCNGHAEECDPRTGSCLRCRDHTAGRHCERCQDGYYGDPVLGSGQQCRPCPCPSYPGTRHYHGSACHADQETHHIVCLCAPGYAGPRCDRCSPGYFGAPETEGGVCRPCQCNNNIDASDPGACDPRTGHCLRCLYHTAGPRCTLCQPGYYGNALQRSCRRCGCDPRGTLDSHCTAGSCACDRGTGACACRPNVVGKSCDRCAPHFWSLGGPGGCEPCGCHPTHSLHPACDAVTGQCQCRPGFGGRVCSQCQEHHWGDPEQECRACDCEPLGAESPQCEQASGQCRCRPGFGGQRCDRCQRGYQEAFPRCSPCHPCFGQWDPALGRLWDGLRRLGAQAQALRDGGSLSPLSPRRLRALQEALGRVERLLGEGGSAGGPLLDALPGRLDGTRMELDDFWKQLQDLEQHLDELAKADVRHHDRIAVLSRELGGLNRTASHLQTLLSTVAAAGFSESYRSILASAEGSRLAEVVANGTAGEVAGAQAARRAAERALRQRGDAFRRGTAAARKSLREAQKRVMGLSAAGVNEKICGAPGHRSCKQAPCGGALCRDDAGMRHCGGTGCMGALPVSARALSSARNASQQLEVALGQLGVVAQKTQEVQELARGARSRAEEALGRSQAARSRAEKATAQLRDFIHRIKAFLAEEGADPGSIELVARQVLNISLPSSPGRIQELLQEMRESISQLEGVDVVLNSTAQGLAVAQGLLEQGRDARERAEGVRDELLGTQRALEVAQAQATAAGSALRSARDAIRVAESRAKEAERRLQALEGKESRAQRRLRELGQRVTTLQEQHQDTRRMVQRAKDGAQRVTATAGLLSQDLAQVTQRYTVLKSRVSALDGVAGSALQRVTRLTAEARDLLDKASTSKRKLEELEQHFGANERVMAAKATRLQALEQQVWGLLEEIRERANAYATC